CGAGGTCGCCCTTCGGGTCCTCCTCGGCGTCCTCCTCCGGTTCGGGAAGCGTCTCGACGCGCTTCTCGACCCGGTCGAGTTCCGCCTCGACCTCGTCGAGGTCCGCTTCGGTCTCGGCGGCTTCGAGTTCCGCCTCGACCTCGTCGAGACGCTCGTCGAGTTCCTCGGGCGAAGCCACCGGCTCCGACTGTTCTTCGGCCGTCTCGTCCGTGGAGTCGGGGGTCTCCTCGGACTCGTCATCCCCGTCGCTCATGGCGAGAACTCCGGCAGTCGCGCTCAAAGGCGTTTCCATCCCGGCGTCGACCCCCGGTAGACGACGAGCGCCACGGGCGACTACCCGTGGGACTATCGACGCGTCGCGGTCTGCCCGCCGTCTGTCGCCTCCGTCGGCGTGCCCGTCCCGGCGGCCGTCGAGTCGTCGTCCGCGTACTCCCCGTCCTCGGTATCGTCGTCCGGGTCCCGCCAGTAGAGGTCCGGTGCGAGGATGAGGTACGCGAGCGCGGCGAACAGCAGCAGTCGGGGGAACAGTCGCGAGAACGCCGTCGGCGCGAGGACGGCGAGCGCCTGCACGGCCCCCATCGCCAGCGCGTCCCGGACGAGCAGGTCCGGGTACGGGATGGTGACGACCATCAGGTAGGCGAACGCGGCCGCGATGCCGAGAAGTGCGGTCGGATCGGTGAGTCCCGCGAGGTAGAGCGTCGCGAGCACCGTCGCGGCGAGCGTCGTCGGGACGCCGACCGTGACGGGGCCCTTCGGGTCGTGGACGGTGTAGAGCCCGAGCCGGACGACGCCCATGGCGACGAACAGCGCGGCGACGGCGACGGCGACGAGCGTGCCGGTCGTCTGCCCCCACGATTCGAGCGCGATGCCGACGAGGAACAGCGCCGGTGCGACGCAGAACGAGGCGACGTCGGC
This region of Halomarina salina genomic DNA includes:
- a CDS encoding protein sorting system archaetidylserine synthase (This PssA-like phosphatidyltransferase, along with a PssD-like decarboxylase, is required in Haloarchaea for the archaeosortase ArtA to replace the PGF-CTERM sorting signal with a C-terminal lipid anchor.) produces the protein MRPRFVGRFGVADGMTVVNAAVGFAAAAAVLVDPGLSARLVLLAAVADGADGVLARRFGGTAFGEHLDSLADVASFCVAPALFLVGIALESWGQTTGTLVAVAVAALFVAMGVVRLGLYTVHDPKGPVTVGVPTTLAATVLATLYLAGLTDPTALLGIAAAFAYLMVVTIPYPDLLVRDALAMGAVQALAVLAPTAFSRLFPRLLLFAALAYLILAPDLYWRDPDDDTEDGEYADDDSTAAGTGTPTEATDGGQTATRR